In Trichoderma atroviride chromosome 2, complete sequence, one DNA window encodes the following:
- a CDS encoding uncharacterized protein (EggNog:ENOG41~TransMembrane:2 (i103-122o134-157i)) translates to MASFARGFRLVHCPWATLTPRTLLPDASSAQSRFFTTSLRLRASTAPKPQPKLRKDATPKPTASQSSSSPLASASAAPSRYAFVKNLASKPTPTLLYEAPSHFWFYFGCWSSGLTIITWTVMTGPTAVQQPEGVPVWVGYTLGASYALLGAMGFYLLSKTPNIVGSIRVLPPVQAAGQTTARPGIASAVPQLEVKVKRMFPILNPKVITTPLDNVALKTRFSLPSEYVPELRRMEKQLEEEARKRALWKFDTEHLLTMPFRRIGRAFKNMFNGVRAAWTDVGYGIIKVDGKQYKVDVTRGYAHDGFRTLERIVNIGFK, encoded by the coding sequence ATGGCGAGCTTCGCGAGAGGCTTCCGCCTCGTCCACTGCCCTTGGGCCACCCTCACTCCACGAACTCTTCTCCCAGACGCCTCCTCCGCCCAGTCCCGATTCTTTACAACTTCGCTGCGGTTACGAGCATCTACAGCGCCGAAACCTCAGCCCAAGCTCCGTAAAGATGCCACCCCGAAACCGACAGCCAGCCAATCGAGCTCTTCACCACTTGCCTCCGCTTCAGCAGCTCCCAGCCGATATGCCTTTGTCAAGAATTTGGCGTCGAAGCCCACGCCAACTCTACTGTACGAGGCGCCTTCACATTTCTGGTTCTACTTTGGATGCTGGTCGAGCGGCTTGACCATCATCACCTGGACGGTGATGACGGGCCCGACTGCCGTTCAGCAGCCCGAAGGCGTCCCGGTGTGGGTTGGCTATACCCTCGGAGCCTCGTATGCTCTGCTTGGAGCCATGGGCTTCTATCTGCTCTCCAAGACGCCTAATATTGTTGGCAGCATCCGCGTGCTACCACCAGTCCAAGCGGCCGGCCAGACTACTGCGCGACCAGGAATAGCCTCTGCCGTGCCCCAGCTTGAAGTCAAGGTCAAGCGCATGTTTCCCATTTTAAACCCCAAGGTCATTACGACGCCACTGGATAATGTCGCACTGAAGACTCGATTTTCGCTTCCAAGCGAATATGTACCGGAGCTGAGACGaatggagaagcagcttgaAGAGGAGGCTCGTAAGAGGGCATTATGGAAGTTCGACACCGAGCACCTCCTCACCATGCCTTTCCGGAGAATCGGCCGTGCGTTCAAGAATATGTTTAATGGAGTTAGAGCGGCATGGACCGATGTGGGATACGGTATCATCAAGGTGGACGGGAAGCAGTACAAAGTGGACGTTACAAGAGGATATGCCCACGATGGGTTCCGAACATTGGAGCGTATTGTAAACATTGGTTTCAAATGA